One region of Prinia subflava isolate CZ2003 ecotype Zambia chromosome 6, Cam_Psub_1.2, whole genome shotgun sequence genomic DNA includes:
- the DIP2A gene encoding disco-interacting protein 2 homolog A isoform X4, whose amino-acid sequence MAAERGGCALEAVPLPPEVRESLAELELELSEGDITQKGYEKKRAKLLARYIPLIQGVDPSLQAENRVSGSSQAAAGASKPQKSRSTNSRDERFRSDVHTEAVQAALAKYKERKMPMPSKRRSVLVHSSVETYTPPENHSAPPDVTTGLVEYLHHERPQVASVRGVPRGYSSSILETADGVPVNSRVSSKIQQLLNTLKRPKRPPLKEFFVDDFEELLEVQQPDPNQPKPEGNQVNVLKGEPLGVVTNWPPSLLAALQRWGTTQPKAPCLTALDTTGKAIYTLTYGKLWSRSLKLAYTLLNKLTTKNEPLLKPGDRVALVFPNSDPVMFMVAFYGCLLAELIPVPIEVPLTRKDAGSQQIGFLLGSCGVTLALTTDACQKGLPKAQTGEVVTFKGWPRLIWFVIDGKHLAKPAKDWHPQLRDASAEIAYIEYKTSKEGSTVGITVSHASMLAHCHALTQACGYSEAETLTNVLDFKREAGLWHGVLTSVMNRMHVISIPYALMKVNPLSWIQKVCSYKARVAVVKSRDMHWSLLAQRDQRDVSLSSLRMLIVADGANPWSISSCDAFLNVFQSRGLRPEVICPCASSSEALTVAIRRPSELGGPPPGKAVLSMNCLSFGVIRVDTEEKLSVLTVQDVGQTMPGASMCVVKVDGTPYLCKADEVGEICVNSGATGTAYFGLLGITKNVFEAIPVTAAGVPVSDQPFTRTGLLGFVGPDYLVFVVGKLDGLMTVSGRRHNADDVVATALAVEPMKFVYRGR is encoded by the exons gaGACATCACTCAGAAAGGATATGAGAAGAAGAGGGCAAAGCTGTTAGCACGGTACATCCCACTTATTCAAG GTGTGGATCCATCCCTGCAAGCGGAGAACAGAGTCTCGGGCTCCTCCCAAGCCGCTGCTGGGGCATCCAAGCCGCAGAAATCCCGATCCACCAACTCGCGGGACGAGCGCTTCCGATCCG ATGTCCACACTGAAGCAGTACAAGCAGCACTTGCAAAATACAAAGAGAGGAAGATGCCCATGCCCTCGAAGAGACGCTCTGTCCTGGTGCACTCTTCAGTGGAGACGTACACCCCTCCAG AGAACCACTCTGCGCCCCCTGACGTGACCACTGGCCTGGTGGAATACCTGCACCACGAGCGCCCGCAGGTGGCGTCCGTGCGAGGAGTGCCCAGAGgctacagcagcagcatcctggaaACGGCAGATG GTGTCCCAGTGAATAGCAGAGTGTCTTCTAAAATCCAGCAGCTGCTAAATACTTTGAAAAGACCGAAGCGCCCACCTTTGAAGGAGTTTTTTGTAGATGATTTTGAAGAACTGCTAGAag TGCAACAGCCTGACCCAAATCAGCCAAAGCCTGAAGGAAATCAAGTGAATGTACTCAAAGGGGAGCCCCTGGGGGTTGTGACCAACTGGCCGCCCTCGCTGCTGGCGGCGCTGCAGCGCTGGGGAACCACCCAGCCCAAAGCCCCCTGCCTGACGGCCTTGGACACCACCGGGAAAGCCATTTACACCCTGACCTATG GCAAGCTGTGGAGTCGAAGTTTGAAGTTAGCCTATACCCTGCTAAACAAGCTAACCACTAAGAATGAGCCCCTGCTGAAGCCTGGAGACCGG GTAGCTCTGGTATTTCCTAATAGTGATCCAGTTATGTTTATGGTGGCATTTTATGGATGTCTGCTGGCAGAACTTATCCCTGTCCCAATAGAAGTTCCACTGACAAGAAAG GATGCTGGCAGTCAGCAGATTGGGTTTCTTTTGGGCAGCTGTGGAGTCACGTTAGCTTTAACCACTGATGCCTGTCAGAAAGGCCTCCCGAAAGCTCAGACTGGCGAGGTGGTGACATTCAAag GCTGGCCCCGTCTCATTTGGTTTGTGATTGATGGGAAGCATCTGGCAAAACCAGCCAAGGACTGGCATCCGCAGCTCCGGGACGCCAGCGCCGAGATCGCTTATATCGAG TACAAAACAAGTAAAGAGGGCAGCACAGTGGGCATTACTGTATCTCATGCCTCCATGCTGGCACACTGTCATGCACTGACTCAGGCATGTGGTTATTCAGAAG CTGAAACACTAACAAATGTCTTGGATTTCAAAAGAGAGGCTGGCCTTTGGCATGGAGTGTTAACG AGTGTTATGAACAGGATGCATGTCATCAGTATTCCATATGCATTAATGAAGGTTAATCCACTTTCCTGGATACAGAAAGTCTGCTCATACAAAG CCCGTGTAGCAGTAGTAAAATCCCGTGATATGCACTGGTCACTTTTGGCTCAGAGGGATCAGAGGGATGTCAGCCTGAGCTCCTTGCGGATGCTGATCGTGGCAGATGGAGCCAATCCTT GGTCAATATCTTCCTGTGATGCATTCCTGAATGTATTTCAGTCCAGGGGTTTGAGACCAGAAGTAATCTGTCCCTGTGCTAGTTCTTCAGAGGCATTAACTGTTGCTATTCGCAG ACCCTCTGAACTGGGTGGCCCCCCTCCAGGAAAAGCAGTGTTATCCATGAATTGTCTGAGTTTCGGCGTGATCAGAGTGGACACAGAGGAGAAGTTGTCAGTGTTAACTGTGCAGGATGTTGGGCAGACAATGCCTGGAG CCAGCATGTGTGTTGTAAAAGTGGATGGGACTCCTTATCTGTGTAAAGCTGATGAGGTTGGAGAAATATGTGTGAATTCAGGAGCAACTGGAACAGCATACTTTGGCCTCCTCGGAATCACCAAGAATGTATTTGag GCCATCCCAGTGACGGCAGCTGGCGTGCCTGTATCAGACCAGCCCTTCACAAGAACAGGATTGCTCGGCTTCGTGGGTCCT gACTATTTGGTGTTTGTGGTAGGAAAACTGGATGGCTTGATGACAGTCAGTGGCCGCAGGCACAATGCAGATGATGTGGTAGCCACGGCCTTGGCAGTTGAACCCATGAAGTTTGTCTATCGGGGAAGGTGA